Proteins from a single region of Sphaerochaeta globosa str. Buddy:
- a CDS encoding diguanylate cyclase domain-containing protein yields MPINRHALAWKRNLFLLLLLVVGFSVAMPVYYIYKQAEAIMIEQTQSKASSLAVSVAAFLSYNIEDYRPLSEADVLAEGGKLEQTYLAFNAVLEEIKRNSDVTFIYTSKYLNDKTSIFILDAENPNSVLFSPFGSRDSMDPAELQTLLSGESTVTRVEDDSVWGTYLSAYAPIKDNRDGSTVGLVGVDYSEDYLLVQFRRFGWVLNISFTVFTLLISIAIYILIVAIHERNGIDDLTKLGNKRAFLKGLQVTLEEAKKTNQNFVLCMLDVNSFKAINDTYGHPVGDSVLRCIGRALMQAVDKSKGCYRYGGDEFAVLLPNTTLLQAQAAKKSMEDEISAIDIPDLKGMRVSASIGMAEWLPGITAETLIDLSDKDLYVQKLKKHHH; encoded by the coding sequence ATGCCCATCAACCGTCATGCCCTGGCTTGGAAGCGTAATCTTTTCCTTCTGCTCCTGCTTGTAGTGGGGTTCTCTGTCGCCATGCCTGTGTACTACATCTATAAACAGGCTGAAGCCATCATGATCGAACAAACCCAATCAAAAGCAAGCAGCCTCGCTGTTTCTGTGGCAGCCTTCCTATCCTACAACATAGAGGATTATCGCCCTCTCTCGGAAGCGGATGTATTGGCAGAGGGCGGCAAGCTTGAACAAACATACCTTGCGTTCAACGCAGTCCTTGAAGAGATAAAAAGGAACAGTGATGTCACCTTTATTTATACCAGCAAGTACCTCAACGACAAAACCAGCATATTCATCCTGGATGCAGAGAATCCCAACAGTGTACTCTTCTCCCCCTTCGGCAGCCGGGACAGCATGGATCCAGCTGAGCTCCAGACTCTGCTTTCAGGAGAATCGACCGTAACACGAGTTGAGGATGACAGTGTCTGGGGGACCTACCTTTCAGCATATGCTCCGATTAAGGATAACCGGGACGGGTCGACAGTTGGACTGGTAGGGGTCGACTATTCAGAAGACTATCTTCTGGTACAATTCAGACGGTTTGGTTGGGTCCTGAATATCAGCTTTACCGTCTTCACCCTACTGATCTCCATTGCTATCTACATCCTCATAGTTGCCATCCATGAACGTAACGGCATTGACGATTTAACCAAGCTCGGCAACAAGCGAGCCTTCCTGAAAGGACTGCAGGTAACCTTGGAGGAAGCAAAAAAGACCAATCAGAATTTTGTCTTATGCATGCTCGACGTCAATTCCTTCAAAGCCATCAACGACACCTACGGTCATCCGGTAGGGGATAGTGTATTGAGGTGTATAGGCAGGGCATTGATGCAGGCAGTAGATAAATCCAAAGGGTGTTACCGCTACGGAGGCGATGAATTTGCAGTACTCTTACCCAACACCACACTTTTGCAAGCGCAAGCAGCCAAGAAGAGCATGGAGGATGAAATCAGCGCAATCGATATTCCTGACTTGAAAGGAATGCGTGTGTCGGCAAGCATCGGCATGGCTGAATGGCTTCCCGGCATTACAGCTGAGACGCTGATCGATTTATCTGACAAGGACCTGTATGTGCAAAAGCTGAAAAAGCACCATCACTAA
- a CDS encoding TRAP transporter substrate-binding protein, producing MKKSIVVILMVLCLALTTVFAAAQAETAAAAAPVINMKLAHYAAVDHPGGIAAKQFAENVQKRTNGAIKIEVYPNNELGAPDEMLEQNIQGVVDMTLGTQGSLGKYSTKFAVVMLPFVFDSYDLAYKVLDGPFYNWIKDDLLSKGLVFIGSWDYGFRNLTNSVRPINSPDDVKGLKIRTPGEIQLQSCMEALGANVQTIAFNELYLSLKQGTVDGQENPLSVIYFNKYYEAQKYLAITNHVYNSMNLVVSKKVWDKLSAENQKILREESANAAQTMRNLIKSSDADYIAKLEKQGMIVTRPNTAAFAAKMDSSYKAISKYVGDQAIIDQFLKMVSDTKNSK from the coding sequence ATGAAAAAAAGTATCGTTGTAATTCTGATGGTTCTTTGTTTGGCTTTGACAACAGTTTTCGCAGCTGCACAAGCTGAAACAGCAGCCGCCGCTGCTCCTGTTATCAACATGAAGCTGGCACACTATGCGGCAGTTGACCACCCCGGTGGGATTGCTGCAAAGCAATTTGCCGAGAACGTACAAAAGCGGACCAACGGAGCCATTAAAATCGAAGTGTATCCCAACAATGAATTGGGAGCACCCGATGAAATGCTTGAACAAAACATCCAAGGCGTTGTCGACATGACACTCGGCACCCAGGGATCGCTTGGCAAGTATTCAACCAAGTTTGCCGTTGTCATGCTTCCTTTTGTCTTTGACAGCTATGACCTTGCCTACAAAGTATTGGATGGACCTTTCTACAATTGGATAAAGGACGACCTTCTGTCAAAGGGCCTTGTCTTCATCGGAAGCTGGGATTATGGATTCAGGAATCTTACCAACTCGGTACGACCCATCAACTCCCCCGATGATGTCAAAGGCCTTAAGATCAGGACGCCGGGAGAGATCCAACTGCAGTCCTGTATGGAAGCCTTGGGAGCAAACGTGCAGACCATAGCCTTCAATGAACTCTACCTCTCGTTGAAACAAGGCACCGTTGATGGACAGGAAAACCCGCTGAGCGTCATTTACTTCAACAAGTATTATGAAGCACAGAAGTATCTTGCCATCACCAACCATGTGTACAACTCCATGAACCTGGTAGTCTCCAAGAAGGTTTGGGACAAGCTGTCAGCCGAGAATCAGAAAATCCTGCGCGAAGAGAGTGCCAATGCAGCCCAGACCATGAGAAACCTGATCAAGAGCAGTGATGCCGATTACATCGCTAAACTTGAGAAGCAGGGAATGATTGTCACTCGGCCCAATACTGCGGCCTTTGCAGCCAAAATGGACTCGTCGTACAAGGCAATCTCCAAGTACGTTGGGGACCAGGCGATCATCGACCAATTCCTGAAAATGGTAAGTGATACCAAGAATAGCAAATAA
- a CDS encoding TRAP transporter large permease, translating to MLALIVSVLLIGLMIFGVPVAASMGITSLGIFAALGQGQYLAVMPQRIYVGATSITMLAIPFFILAGNLMNTGGITDRIFNFARACCGHWPGGLGQVNILSSVIFSGMSGSAVADAAGLGAIEMKAMGDAGFDKRFAAGITAASSTIGPVIPPSIPFVVYASIVGASVGKLFMAGFIPGLLMAAAMSVAVFITSKRKHYPVEAKMPWKTRLVYFWKAIPSLMTVVLIIGGIWGGFFTATEAAVIASFYALILGTLVYKEIKLADLKKVLTNSMLQSCMTLFIIAVANFLAYFLTHQRIPNMIITGLTTLTTNPTILILIIIFILLVLGCFVEGVAVILITTPIFMPVITSIGMDPVQFGVIMILASMIGLLTPPVGMSLYAVSSISGVSVIELSKEVLPYVLGIFLVLLAIAFWPPLSMTLPNLLA from the coding sequence ATGTTGGCATTGATCGTTTCTGTATTACTCATCGGTCTTATGATTTTCGGTGTTCCCGTTGCAGCAAGCATGGGTATCACTTCACTTGGCATCTTCGCAGCCCTTGGACAAGGCCAATATCTGGCAGTCATGCCGCAACGAATTTACGTGGGGGCGACCAGCATTACCATGTTGGCGATTCCTTTTTTCATTCTTGCAGGGAACCTGATGAATACCGGGGGTATCACCGATAGGATTTTCAACTTTGCTCGAGCCTGCTGCGGCCATTGGCCGGGGGGCTTGGGACAAGTAAACATTCTCTCAAGCGTCATCTTCTCAGGCATGAGCGGCTCTGCAGTTGCCGATGCGGCAGGCTTGGGAGCTATTGAGATGAAGGCAATGGGAGATGCAGGCTTTGATAAGCGATTTGCTGCAGGTATTACCGCAGCCTCTTCCACCATCGGGCCGGTAATCCCCCCAAGCATCCCCTTTGTCGTCTACGCTTCCATTGTAGGAGCTTCAGTCGGAAAACTCTTCATGGCAGGCTTCATTCCCGGCCTACTCATGGCAGCAGCAATGAGCGTTGCCGTGTTTATCACCAGCAAACGCAAACACTACCCTGTTGAGGCAAAAATGCCTTGGAAAACGCGCTTGGTGTATTTTTGGAAAGCCATTCCCTCTCTGATGACTGTGGTCCTGATCATCGGAGGTATCTGGGGAGGGTTTTTCACGGCAACCGAAGCTGCAGTCATTGCAAGCTTTTATGCCCTCATTCTCGGAACGCTGGTTTATAAGGAAATCAAGCTTGCAGACCTTAAAAAAGTCCTGACTAATTCAATGTTGCAAAGCTGTATGACACTTTTCATAATTGCTGTCGCAAACTTCCTCGCCTACTTCCTTACCCACCAAAGAATACCTAATATGATCATAACAGGTCTGACTACGCTCACCACCAATCCTACCATTTTGATCCTCATCATCATCTTCATCCTTCTGGTGCTTGGTTGCTTTGTGGAAGGGGTTGCCGTCATTCTTATTACTACACCTATCTTCATGCCGGTAATCACCTCAATCGGTATGGACCCCGTTCAGTTTGGTGTAATCATGATCCTTGCTAGTATGATTGGGCTGCTCACACCCCCTGTAGGCATGAGCCTGTATGCAGTTTCAAGCATATCAGGAGTTAGTGTCATCGAACTGTCCAAGGAAGTACTACCCTATGTCTTAGGTATTTTTTTGGTCCTCCTTGCGATTGCATTCTGGCCGCCGCTTTCCATGACACTGCCAAATCTTTTGGCCTAA
- a CDS encoding DUF2200 domain-containing protein, with protein MAAHRIYAMSFSSVYPMYIQKAQKKGRTKDEVDTIIRWLFGYTQEQLQEHIQKETDFETFVKQSPHPNPQRSNITGSVCGVRLSEIEDPIMKEIRYLDKLIDELAKGKAMGKILRA; from the coding sequence ATGGCAGCACATCGAATCTATGCAATGAGTTTTTCCAGTGTTTATCCTATGTATATCCAAAAGGCACAGAAGAAAGGCCGAACCAAGGATGAGGTGGACACCATCATCCGTTGGCTGTTCGGGTATACCCAAGAACAATTGCAAGAGCACATTCAGAAGGAAACTGACTTTGAGACCTTCGTCAAACAAAGTCCCCATCCCAATCCGCAGCGAAGTAACATCACGGGCTCTGTCTGTGGCGTACGCCTGAGTGAGATAGAGGACCCGATCATGAAGGAGATCCGGTACTTGGACAAGCTCATTGATGAACTTGCCAAGGGAAAGGCGATGGGGAAGATTCTACGGGCGTAA
- a CDS encoding cupin domain-containing protein — translation MAKKQYVYRIDDLPFTPLVEKEGIVTQFLLGDNIQISFIQNPPGATFPLHSHEAEQILIMLEGTEEHEIDGQKIHMEAGDVCIHPGNVMHGGVTLTGFKGIDIFSPPRTDKGGHVERMISYKTMPDSEGKYPANKIETKVPTWFKGVLAALRAKK, via the coding sequence ATGGCAAAAAAACAGTATGTATATCGCATCGATGATCTACCTTTCACACCGCTTGTGGAAAAAGAAGGGATAGTCACGCAATTCCTATTAGGTGACAACATTCAGATCAGTTTCATCCAGAACCCTCCCGGAGCAACCTTTCCCCTACACTCCCACGAAGCTGAACAAATCCTCATCATGCTGGAAGGTACCGAGGAACATGAAATCGATGGGCAGAAGATTCACATGGAAGCAGGCGATGTCTGCATTCATCCGGGCAATGTCATGCACGGAGGGGTAACTCTCACAGGCTTCAAAGGAATCGATATTTTCTCACCCCCCCGTACCGACAAAGGCGGGCATGTTGAACGAATGATCTCCTACAAAACCATGCCCGATTCCGAGGGAAAATATCCCGCCAACAAGATTGAGACCAAGGTACCCACCTGGTTCAAAGGGGTTTTGGCTGCACTGAGGGCCAAAAAATAG
- a CDS encoding GntR family transcriptional regulator, which translates to MVSDVFQDESKNALSMSEIYTILRQDILTLKITPGALLSENQVSTRFNTSRTPIRNVFAHLAREGLVTVHPKKGTYVSLIDLDLAAQIIFMRTQVEYAVMSHIASNPDAQLFKALEENLQMQQEQIRQGVNDEEFYFIDSQFHGLCMRSMRKTKLWEMIQRMDVHYSRYRRLDYKATRQKHVFETLLKEHKQLYQYMKNGEPAKLKYALTAHLYGGFFRINTRFETEYPELLTKNGKSVEDLLLEIKVLLNEAQKG; encoded by the coding sequence ATGGTTTCTGATGTTTTCCAGGATGAAAGTAAGAATGCACTTTCGATGAGTGAGATCTATACAATTCTTCGACAGGATATCCTTACGCTCAAAATAACTCCGGGTGCATTACTTAGCGAGAATCAAGTCAGCACTCGCTTCAATACTTCGCGCACTCCGATCCGCAATGTGTTTGCCCATCTGGCACGTGAGGGGTTGGTAACCGTCCATCCAAAAAAGGGGACGTATGTCAGTCTTATCGATTTGGATTTGGCTGCCCAGATTATTTTCATGCGCACCCAGGTGGAATATGCCGTCATGTCGCATATTGCTTCGAATCCTGATGCACAGCTGTTCAAGGCTTTGGAAGAGAATTTGCAGATGCAGCAGGAACAGATCCGCCAGGGTGTCAACGATGAAGAGTTCTATTTCATCGACTCTCAGTTCCACGGACTCTGTATGCGCTCGATGCGCAAGACCAAGCTCTGGGAAATGATTCAGAGAATGGATGTCCACTACTCGCGATACCGCAGATTGGATTATAAGGCAACACGGCAGAAACACGTGTTTGAGACGTTGCTCAAAGAACACAAGCAGCTCTACCAATATATGAAGAATGGTGAGCCTGCGAAGCTTAAGTATGCCCTCACCGCCCATCTGTATGGTGGGTTCTTCAGGATCAATACCCGGTTCGAGACTGAGTATCCAGAACTGCTGACCAAGAACGGAAAGAGTGTGGAAGACCTGCTGCTGGAGATAAAAGTCCTGCTCAACGAAGCCCAGAAGGGGTAG
- a CDS encoding TRAP transporter small permease — translation MELLRKLDKLAVRALTTFSIGCFVALFMVLLSNVVIRITSAPIKMSWYSEVVELLFAYMVMASSAVLCQKKQHFKVDLLVTRFGTKKHFYYLEVVTNLISLTFFSLLLWYGTKLTIEGNMTMTILPICKRWGYMAIPICALFLCIYTIRDLYCNLMIAIGRMPIPAATM, via the coding sequence ATGGAATTATTACGAAAACTAGACAAACTAGCTGTACGTGCTTTAACCACCTTCTCCATAGGCTGTTTCGTAGCCCTCTTCATGGTACTCTTAAGCAATGTGGTGATCAGGATTACTAGTGCACCGATTAAAATGAGTTGGTACTCAGAAGTTGTCGAACTTCTTTTTGCCTATATGGTCATGGCATCGAGTGCAGTACTCTGTCAGAAAAAACAGCATTTCAAGGTCGATTTATTGGTAACTCGCTTTGGCACAAAAAAGCACTTTTATTACTTGGAGGTCGTAACCAACCTCATCAGTCTTACCTTTTTCTCTCTCTTGCTTTGGTATGGCACCAAACTGACCATTGAGGGAAACATGACCATGACAATACTGCCTATCTGCAAACGCTGGGGGTATATGGCAATCCCGATCTGCGCTCTCTTTCTCTGTATCTATACCATCCGCGATTTGTATTGCAATCTGATGATTGCAATCGGGAGAATGCCGATTCCTGCAGCTACGATGTAA
- a CDS encoding DEAD/DEAH box helicase has protein sequence MSKQSSEYSPQEIEKSLYTGFIDRAFPSSPSLRPRLIINNREKHQKVLLTIQSELSSCTQFDIAVAFITRDGIASLLQTLLEASQRGVRGRLLTTNYLHFNEPEALETLLDLPNLEVRILEGNLHTKGYLFHHAHKTINLVVGSANLTAQALSTNQEWNVQFTSTENGELVHQTYADFNRMWDTAVTLSPAYLMHYEKEREAARTTMQWTPLPPVPQPRYPLYEEETQQGELVPNTMQGEALQELLCLRAKGETKGLIISATGTGKTHLAAFDAKACNPKRLLYVVHRETILVKSMATFQQVFGKNERIRFGVVGGGRKETQCDFIFASISTLAREDVLSQFAPDHFDYIIVDEVHRAGAESYKKVLAYFKGAFTLGMTATPERTDGQDIYRLFDYNIAYIIRLQAAMEAKLLCQFHYYGISDFTLDGFAVDDSSDTRFLTSAARAGHIKVAIDTYSMHEKRKRGLIFCRTVIEAKELSGRLNSLGLKTLAVTGEDSETVREQAIQRLQSDQRPDMLEYLVSVDIFNEGIDIPNLNQIIMARPTQSAIIFVQQLGRGLRKAKGKRFVTVIDFVGNYDNNYLIPIALYGDTSFNKDRMRKMMVSGNLVLSGESTVSFDRIARQRIYKAIDNARLDTKALFKEQYLKLKAKLGQIPSLMDFAIAKEYDPLLFFKKYDSYPALLMGFGELARDTLTKNELSSLRFLSQELANGKRPHELLILKLLAKHGGIKLAMFQSTLEQEYHVILDEQTFGSAIRLLNNGFVKQAVRDTYGNISYALMQDGSLSATPQFLALLASESYRNACDDVIALGLFNYRAHYDNHLRQPNSLVLYEKYSRKDVCRILNWEDNEDSTMYGYKIKYNTCPIFVTYHKGEAISASTDYDDMFLSPELFSWMTRSKRTLDSGEVKKILGQHDSGLSIPLFIKKHDDEGADFYYIGQAEYLKGRERQTTIKDDEGKDLNIVNFLFRLQHPCEDDLYTYLMEQAQ, from the coding sequence ATGTCAAAACAGAGTTCAGAGTATAGTCCTCAGGAGATAGAGAAAAGTCTCTATACCGGCTTCATAGACAGAGCCTTCCCTTCTTCTCCCTCGCTTCGTCCCCGCTTGATCATCAACAATCGGGAGAAGCACCAAAAGGTGCTGCTCACCATCCAGAGTGAACTCTCATCTTGCACACAGTTCGACATTGCAGTCGCCTTCATCACCCGCGATGGAATTGCTTCGCTGCTGCAAACCTTGCTCGAAGCATCCCAACGGGGGGTTCGGGGAAGGCTGCTCACCACCAACTACCTTCACTTCAATGAACCGGAGGCGCTTGAGACTTTACTCGACTTGCCTAACCTGGAAGTACGAATCCTCGAGGGCAACCTGCATACCAAGGGGTATTTGTTCCACCATGCGCACAAGACCATCAACCTGGTGGTGGGAAGTGCCAACCTGACAGCTCAGGCTCTTTCGACCAACCAGGAGTGGAATGTGCAGTTCACCTCGACCGAGAACGGGGAACTGGTGCATCAAACCTATGCCGACTTTAACAGAATGTGGGATACTGCGGTAACGCTATCCCCAGCATATCTGATGCACTACGAAAAAGAGCGCGAGGCTGCTAGGACAACAATGCAATGGACACCGTTACCTCCGGTTCCCCAACCCCGTTATCCCCTCTACGAAGAGGAGACGCAGCAGGGTGAGCTTGTTCCGAACACCATGCAGGGGGAAGCATTACAAGAGCTCTTGTGCCTGCGTGCAAAGGGCGAGACAAAAGGGCTTATCATCTCGGCCACCGGCACGGGCAAGACCCACCTTGCCGCCTTCGACGCAAAGGCCTGTAATCCCAAACGCCTCCTCTATGTGGTGCACAGAGAGACCATCCTGGTAAAATCCATGGCAACCTTCCAGCAAGTATTTGGAAAGAATGAGCGAATACGCTTCGGTGTTGTAGGAGGAGGGAGGAAAGAAACCCAGTGCGATTTCATTTTTGCCAGTATTTCCACCTTGGCACGCGAGGATGTCCTTTCCCAATTTGCACCCGATCATTTTGACTACATCATCGTCGATGAGGTACATCGCGCGGGTGCAGAGTCTTACAAGAAGGTGCTTGCCTACTTCAAGGGAGCATTTACCCTTGGCATGACCGCGACCCCCGAACGTACCGACGGTCAGGATATTTACCGGCTCTTTGACTACAATATTGCGTACATCATCAGACTGCAGGCAGCTATGGAGGCCAAGCTGCTGTGTCAGTTCCACTACTATGGTATCAGTGATTTCACACTTGATGGGTTTGCCGTCGATGACTCCAGTGATACGCGCTTTTTGACAAGCGCAGCACGAGCCGGGCACATCAAAGTGGCAATCGACACCTACAGCATGCACGAGAAACGAAAACGGGGACTCATTTTCTGCCGCACGGTTATAGAAGCAAAAGAGCTTTCAGGAAGGCTGAATTCACTCGGTTTGAAAACACTGGCCGTAACAGGGGAAGACTCGGAGACAGTGCGGGAGCAAGCAATCCAAAGGCTGCAATCCGACCAAAGGCCGGATATGCTTGAATACTTGGTGAGTGTCGACATCTTCAACGAAGGAATCGACATCCCCAATCTTAATCAGATCATTATGGCCAGGCCCACCCAGTCGGCTATCATCTTTGTACAGCAATTGGGACGGGGACTGAGAAAGGCAAAAGGCAAGAGGTTTGTCACCGTTATCGATTTTGTCGGCAACTATGACAACAACTACCTTATTCCTATCGCCCTCTATGGGGACACATCCTTCAACAAGGATAGGATGCGCAAGATGATGGTTAGCGGAAATTTGGTTCTCAGCGGCGAGTCGACGGTAAGTTTTGATCGCATTGCGCGTCAACGCATCTACAAAGCCATTGATAATGCCCGTCTCGATACCAAGGCATTGTTCAAAGAACAGTACCTGAAACTCAAGGCAAAATTGGGTCAAATACCTTCTCTCATGGACTTTGCCATTGCCAAGGAGTATGATCCCCTGCTCTTCTTCAAGAAGTATGACAGCTATCCCGCCTTGCTTATGGGCTTTGGGGAACTTGCAAGAGACACCCTCACAAAGAATGAGCTCTCCTCACTACGCTTTCTTTCCCAAGAACTAGCCAACGGCAAAAGGCCGCATGAGCTGTTGATCCTGAAGCTTCTTGCAAAACACGGTGGCATCAAACTTGCCATGTTCCAATCCACATTGGAGCAGGAGTACCACGTAATTCTTGATGAACAAACGTTTGGATCAGCAATCAGATTGCTGAATAATGGGTTTGTGAAACAAGCAGTACGCGATACCTATGGAAATATTTCATATGCCCTCATGCAGGATGGCAGCCTATCGGCAACACCACAGTTTCTTGCCCTGCTTGCATCAGAGAGCTACCGCAATGCATGCGACGATGTGATTGCGCTGGGGTTGTTCAACTACAGAGCCCATTATGACAATCACCTTCGCCAGCCGAATTCTCTTGTGCTCTATGAGAAATACTCACGCAAGGATGTATGTCGAATCCTCAATTGGGAGGACAATGAGGACTCGACCATGTATGGGTATAAGATCAAGTACAATACGTGTCCAATCTTTGTGACGTACCATAAGGGAGAGGCGATTAGTGCCAGTACCGATTACGATGATATGTTTCTCAGCCCCGAGCTTTTTTCTTGGATGACCCGCAGTAAAAGAACGCTGGATTCAGGTGAAGTGAAAAAAATTCTAGGCCAGCATGATTCCGGTCTGTCCATACCCTTGTTCATCAAGAAACACGACGATGAAGGTGCTGACTTCTATTATATCGGGCAAGCCGAATACCTCAAAGGCAGGGAAAGACAGACCACAATCAAGGACGATGAAGGAAAGGACCTGAATATCGTAAACTTCCTGTTCAGACTTCAGCATCCCTGTGAGGATGATCTCTATACCTATCTGATGGAACAAGCGCAGTAA
- a CDS encoding toxin-antitoxin system HicB family antitoxin, with amino-acid sequence MSVKELEGCISVGQTVEEAIAMIEDAKEDWIRFSLEKGLPIPEPEASSSRAYSGKFIVRVSPSLHKTLAEQAKADGISLNLHVAELLSGAGAKIEEKEKMIDSLILRLQEHPAKPMIPGAAGTRKPRNNNKEIWGESQTAYEKP; translated from the coding sequence ATTTCAGTCAAAGAATTGGAAGGCTGTATCTCAGTTGGCCAGACAGTAGAAGAAGCCATTGCAATGATTGAAGATGCAAAGGAAGATTGGATTCGTTTCAGCCTAGAGAAAGGATTACCCATACCAGAACCTGAAGCCAGCTCAAGCAGAGCCTACAGCGGAAAATTCATTGTGCGTGTCTCCCCTTCCCTTCATAAAACATTGGCTGAACAAGCCAAAGCTGACGGTATCAGTCTTAATCTCCATGTAGCCGAGTTGCTAAGCGGTGCTGGTGCAAAGATTGAGGAAAAAGAAAAGATGATTGATTCCCTCATTCTACGTCTACAAGAGCATCCTGCGAAGCCGATGATTCCAGGGGCTGCCGGGACCAGGAAGCCGAGAAACAACAATAAGGAAATCTGGGGAGAATCACAGACGGCATATGAAAAGCCGTAG
- a CDS encoding MurR/RpiR family transcriptional regulator produces MQEKVQIEGALFEINAHYNLLSDSEKKVASYVLREPKKTLHFNVRELSKQSGASQAAVIRFCKHLNFSSFSNFKLRLARDVFDNYDERYVPDLELESETAPQAVIHSIIQRFQQSFAALERGLDSQCLEQAVTMILSARSTALFGVGASGVVAFDFMQKLVRLGLPVFYTHDTDLQLTAASTIRMHDCAFIISYSGENDSMIAAAKQIQKNKVPIISITMDSDNTIRRLSDINIVVPASERIYRQGASTSRINQLAVIDILYSLMVSKNLDASIEAIEQTMAATHRHNPSK; encoded by the coding sequence ATGCAAGAGAAAGTACAAATTGAAGGAGCTTTGTTTGAAATCAATGCACATTACAATCTTCTCAGTGATTCTGAAAAGAAAGTAGCTTCGTATGTACTGCGTGAACCAAAAAAAACCCTGCATTTCAACGTCCGTGAACTTTCCAAGCAAAGTGGTGCCAGCCAAGCGGCGGTCATCCGTTTTTGCAAGCATCTCAACTTTTCCAGTTTCAGCAACTTCAAGCTTCGGCTTGCCCGCGATGTATTCGACAACTACGATGAGCGCTATGTTCCCGATCTGGAACTTGAGTCTGAGACAGCCCCGCAAGCGGTCATTCATTCCATAATCCAGCGGTTTCAGCAATCCTTTGCAGCCCTTGAACGGGGGCTCGACAGCCAGTGTTTGGAGCAAGCTGTCACCATGATTCTTTCTGCCCGGTCCACCGCCCTATTCGGTGTCGGAGCCTCGGGAGTTGTTGCCTTCGACTTCATGCAGAAACTCGTCCGACTCGGGCTTCCCGTTTTCTATACGCACGATACCGATCTGCAGCTCACTGCCGCTTCAACCATCAGGATGCATGATTGTGCTTTCATAATCTCCTACTCGGGAGAGAACGACTCCATGATAGCTGCAGCAAAGCAAATCCAGAAGAATAAGGTTCCCATTATTTCGATCACGATGGATAGCGACAACACCATCCGTCGTTTGTCCGATATCAATATTGTGGTTCCCGCCTCTGAACGAATCTACCGCCAAGGGGCAAGTACGTCACGTATCAATCAATTGGCAGTCATCGATATTCTCTATTCATTGATGGTTTCCAAGAATCTCGATGCCTCCATCGAGGCCATAGAACAAACCATGGCGGCTACCCATCGCCATAATCCATCCAAATAA